In a genomic window of Anser cygnoides isolate HZ-2024a breed goose chromosome 28, Taihu_goose_T2T_genome, whole genome shotgun sequence:
- the STX4 gene encoding syntaxin-4 yields the protein MRTAPPLRHAGPDAGTAPGRCPQRRRGRACGPGGGRSPRTPRHRHPAPGPGRAGGAAGAGGEAGGAGAAAGGRAGHPLPDDGLKRDLQALREEIQQLTRDIGARLKGLEPGKEEEDENRNTIGARVKRTQHGVLSQQFLELTGRCHAAQARYRQRSLERVRRQLQITGNSAVTDEELEEMLETGQSEVFVSNVLGAARATRAALDEVTARHQELLRLERGLRELGELFVLLGATVEGQGEVIDRIEKNILESGTCVRKGHQHLGTAREHQRGARRKKLLVAACVLVTVLIVAAIIAATAATG from the exons ATGCgcaccgccccccccctccgccaTGCGGGACCGGACGCGGGAACTGCACcag gacgaTGCCCCCAGCGACGACGAGGACGAGCTTGTGGCCCTGGtgggggccgcagcccccggaCCCCCCGGCACCGACACCCTGCGCCAG GCCCGGGCCGTGCGGGCGGCGCTGcgggtgctggaggagaagctgggggcgctggagcagcagcaggaggccgTGCTGGGCACCCCCTGCCCGACGACG ggctgaAGCGGGACCTGCAGGCGCTGCGCGAGGAGATCCAGCAGCTGACCCGGGACATCGGCGCCCGCCTCAAAG GGTTGGAGccggggaaggaggaggaggacgagaacCGCAACACCATCGGGGCGAGGGTGAAGCGCACCCAG cacggggTGCTGTCCCAGCAGTTCCTGGAGCTGACGGGGCGCTGCCACGCGGCCCAGGCCCGCTACCGCCAGCGCAGCCTCGAGCGGGTCCGACGCCAGCTGCAGATCA ctggcaACTCGGCGGTGACGGacgaggagctggaggagatgcTGGAGACGGGGCAGAGCGAAGTCTTCGTCTCCAAC GTGCTGGGGGCGGCGCGGGCGACGCGGGCGGCGCTGGACGAGGTGACGGCGCggcaccaggagctgctgcggcTGGAGCGGGGCCTGCGCGAGCTGGGGGAGCTCTTCGTGCTGCTGGGGGCCACCGTCGAGGGGCAG GGGGAGGTGATCGACCGCATCGAGAAGAACATTCTGGAGTCGGGGACCTGCGTGCGCAAGGGCCACCAGCACCTGGGGACGGCGCGGGAGCACCagcgcggggcgcggcgg